One Helicobacter sp. MIT 21-1697 genomic window carries:
- a CDS encoding diacylglycerol kinase, which yields MKRLYNAFFFSLDGIKAAWQEEEGFRQVLSIGIVLSIVAFFIAQTWQELVLLILPCVLSIIVELINSAIENAIDFTSLEIHPLAKKAKDMGSAIQLIACLFVAFVWGSYLLNRFIF from the coding sequence ATAAAACGTCTTTATAATGCTTTCTTTTTCTCACTTGATGGAATCAAGGCTGCGTGGCAAGAAGAAGAGGGCTTTAGGCAAGTGCTAAGCATAGGCATTGTGCTAAGCATTGTGGCATTTTTTATAGCACAAACTTGGCAAGAGCTTGTATTGCTCATCTTGCCCTGTGTGCTTTCTATAATTGTTGAACTCATCAATTCCGCAATTGAAAATGCCATTGACTTTACAAGCCTTGAGATTCACCCACTTGCCAAAAAAGCAAAAGATATGGGCAGTGCAATACAGCTTATTGCTTGTCTTTTTGTTGCTTTCGTGTGGGGAAGCTATCTACTCAATCGCTTTATATTCTAA
- a CDS encoding M15 family metallopeptidase, whose amino-acid sequence MKRVILCLCMLYIYLNAGQVIDTLAQECVKRYYPQVVRIADNQVVLENGSSFVWDDGLEKTYDEKILNPDMNDAFTYPYPLKGYVLNPNEDTSRIRHLGFYKAIYGHSKEEVNAHLVKLPWFKQRFDKSFIVVTTANGVDKAFERVMHRLENLPQAYYQFLSDQDAFYWRNIADSPNLSPHSFGIALDINTQFSKYWLWDKKERNEYQYENQIPLEIVQAFEEEGFIWGGRWWHYDTMHFEYRPEIICYAKNIQKY is encoded by the coding sequence ATGAAAAGAGTAATACTATGTTTGTGTATGTTATATATATATTTGAATGCAGGGCAGGTTATTGATACTCTTGCACAAGAATGCGTAAAGCGATATTATCCGCAAGTAGTAAGAATAGCTGATAATCAAGTGGTGCTTGAAAATGGAAGTAGTTTTGTATGGGACGATGGGTTGGAAAAGACTTATGATGAGAAGATTCTAAATCCTGATATGAATGATGCTTTTACCTATCCTTATCCGCTTAAAGGCTATGTGCTCAATCCCAATGAAGATACTTCACGCATACGCCATTTAGGGTTTTATAAAGCAATTTATGGACATTCAAAAGAGGAAGTAAATGCACATCTTGTAAAGTTGCCGTGGTTTAAACAACGTTTTGATAAGAGTTTCATTGTAGTAACTACTGCAAATGGTGTAGATAAGGCTTTTGAGCGTGTAATGCACCGACTTGAGAATCTCCCACAAGCATACTATCAATTTTTGAGCGACCAAGACGCATTTTATTGGCGCAATATCGCAGATTCTCCTAATCTTAGTCCTCATAGCTTTGGTATTGCCCTTGATATTAACACACAATTTTCTAAATATTGGCTATGGGATAAAAAGGAGCGCAATGAATATCAATATGAGAATCAGATTCCCCTAGAGATTGTCCAAGCTTTTGAGGAGGAGGGGTTTATATGGGGAGGGCGATGGTGGCATTATGATACGATGCATTTTGAGTATCGCCCAGAGATTATTTGCTATGCAAAAAATATACAAAAATATTAA